The Actinomycetota bacterium genome contains the following window.
GCACCGCTGGGTTGACCAGTCGCCGCGACGGCCGGCGCCACGAACAGGACCCCGACGGTTGGTGGCAGGCTGTCGTGTCGGCGTCCCGCGCCGCGCTGCGGGGCATCGACCCCGACCGCATCCAGGCCATCGCGGTGTGTGCCACGTCCGGCTCGGTGCTGCTCACCGACCGCACCGGGCGGCCGATCACCGCGAGCGTCATGTACGACGACGCCCGCGCCGGCGACGACGCCGACCGGGTGCGTGAGGCGGGCGCG
Protein-coding sequences here:
- a CDS encoding FGGY family carbohydrate kinase, with amino-acid sequence MSGPPGVRPTDDHLWVGCDVGTQSAQVVAVTSAGEVVGDGTAGLTSRRDGRRHEQDPDGWWQAVVSASRAALRGIDPDRIQAIAVCATSGSVLLTDRTGRPITASVMYDDARAGDDADRVREAGA